In Saccharolobus solfataricus, a genomic segment contains:
- a CDS encoding AAA family ATPase has protein sequence MNLSTFVFERGNLVSIYGESGVGKTSLSLELALEIRTSVFISTEGSLFEARLEKIKVGQGVYFASVKSNIELFNGIINSLEYKPSLIVVDTINTFYRYERNVHSFLKLLIILRSIAQSNVKILLVWEVSANNKVAGEKFMRKFSDDVLRITKSYIIGNLRRCKFKITERGVIGCL, from the coding sequence TTGAATTTGTCAACATTTGTATTTGAAAGGGGAAATTTGGTGTCAATATACGGCGAGTCTGGGGTAGGAAAGACTAGTCTTTCGTTAGAATTGGCCTTGGAAATAAGGACTTCCGTTTTCATCTCGACTGAAGGTTCTCTTTTCGAGGCTAGGTTAGAAAAGATTAAGGTTGGTCAAGGAGTTTATTTCGCTTCTGTTAAAAGCAATATTGAACTATTTAATGGAATAATCAATTCTTTGGAATATAAGCCCAGTCTTATAGTAGTTGACACAATTAATACGTTTTATAGATATGAACGGAATGTACATAGTTTCTTAAAGCTATTAATTATTTTGAGGTCGATCGCCCAGTCTAACGTAAAAATTCTATTAGTTTGGGAAGTATCAGCCAATAATAAGGTGGCTGGGGAAAAATTTATGCGAAAGTTCTCCGATGATGTTTTGAGGATTACTAAATCTTATATTATAGGTAACCTTAGGAGATGTAAATTTAAGATAACTGAAAGGGGTGTAATTGGTTGTCTATAG
- a CDS encoding replication factor C large subunit, producing MIQWFLKYRPRSLKDVENQDDAKKQLQEWIESWLNGNSNVKAVLLHGPPGVGKTVLAEALAHDYNFELLEMNASDSRKLQDIKSIAEKAAVYGSIFGTKGKLILLDEVDGINVREDTGAIQGILELIEKTKYPIIMTANDPWNPGLRELRNKAKMIELSKLGKYPLRRILKKICQAEKIICDDEALNYIIDSSEGDARYAINILQGIGEGYGKVTLNLVESLAKRKERELDPFETLRDIFWARYAWQAKNAATSAQIDYDMLIRWISENIPIQYDNIEDIWRAFDALSRASIFLKRAKSGDWDLLSYAYDMMSSGVAFAEPEKKKPNWKPKWKKYQFPSYIQLLSKSKDIRDTRDEIIKKLAIHSSFNKALNDTYPFFLLFYKKYDKHLNLNTKEKEYLSSISKS from the coding sequence ATGATACAATGGTTTTTAAAATATAGGCCGCGTTCTCTAAAAGATGTGGAGAATCAAGATGATGCGAAAAAGCAACTACAGGAGTGGATAGAGTCTTGGCTTAACGGAAATTCTAACGTTAAGGCTGTACTATTACACGGTCCTCCAGGTGTTGGAAAAACTGTCTTAGCTGAGGCATTAGCTCACGATTATAATTTTGAGTTATTAGAAATGAACGCTAGCGATTCAAGAAAATTGCAAGATATAAAGAGCATAGCGGAAAAGGCAGCAGTTTATGGCAGTATATTTGGAACAAAGGGTAAATTAATACTTCTAGATGAGGTTGACGGAATAAATGTTCGTGAAGATACTGGAGCTATTCAAGGTATTTTAGAACTTATTGAAAAGACAAAATATCCTATTATAATGACAGCTAATGATCCATGGAATCCTGGATTAAGAGAATTAAGAAATAAGGCAAAAATGATCGAATTAAGTAAGTTAGGTAAGTATCCTTTAAGAAGAATTTTAAAAAAGATTTGCCAAGCAGAAAAGATTATTTGTGACGATGAGGCCTTAAATTATATAATTGATAGCAGTGAAGGAGATGCTAGATATGCAATTAATATTTTGCAAGGAATTGGGGAAGGATACGGAAAGGTTACTCTTAATTTGGTTGAATCATTAGCTAAAAGAAAAGAACGTGAATTAGACCCATTTGAAACGCTAAGAGATATATTCTGGGCAAGATATGCATGGCAAGCTAAAAATGCAGCTACAAGTGCTCAAATAGATTATGATATGCTAATCAGATGGATATCAGAAAACATACCTATACAATACGATAATATTGAAGATATTTGGAGAGCTTTTGATGCTCTCTCTAGAGCTTCAATATTCCTAAAGAGAGCAAAAAGCGGTGATTGGGACTTATTATCTTACGCGTATGATATGATGAGCTCTGGAGTAGCTTTTGCAGAACCTGAAAAGAAAAAGCCAAATTGGAAACCAAAATGGAAAAAATATCAATTCCCGTCGTATATACAACTACTATCTAAGAGTAAAGATATAAGGGATACAAGGGACGAAATCATTAAGAAACTAGCAATACATTCATCCTTTAATAAGGCACTAAATGACACATATCCATTTTTCCTACTATTCTATAAAAAATACGATAAACATCTTAATTTAAATACGAAAGAAAAGGAGTATCTTAGTTCCATATCTAAATCTTAG
- a CDS encoding THUMP domain-containing protein, with amino-acid sequence MWQNPKALVTTKPGKGRKCINEILNRILIKDIDARVIEYVQNVAIVYSNLDSLVVYGLLFASPPSCAEKVYPFQLIINSTNEKEIVVNVINFIKNKTKDLKTFYVRCYNRGIDVNCREIEMGVGIGLKGLINVDFKDPEVVLHVNVLKEFAGISLLRKNQEKFRATLLDKI; translated from the coding sequence ATGTGGCAGAACCCAAAGGCTCTTGTAACTACAAAGCCTGGTAAAGGTCGAAAGTGTATAAATGAGATTTTGAATAGGATACTTATAAAGGATATTGATGCTAGAGTTATAGAATATGTGCAAAACGTAGCTATTGTTTACTCAAATTTAGATTCATTAGTGGTTTATGGTTTACTTTTTGCTTCTCCTCCGTCTTGTGCTGAAAAAGTATATCCATTTCAGTTGATTATAAATTCCACCAATGAAAAGGAAATTGTTGTTAATGTAATAAATTTTATAAAAAATAAGACAAAAGATCTCAAAACATTTTACGTTCGCTGTTATAATAGGGGAATTGACGTAAATTGTAGAGAAATTGAAATGGGAGTAGGAATAGGGCTGAAGGGTTTAATTAATGTTGATTTTAAAGATCCTGAGGTTGTACTTCACGTTAATGTACTAAAGGAATTTGCTGGGATATCGCTTTTGAGAAAGAATCAAGAAAAGTTTCGGGCTACTCTCTTAGATAAAATATAA
- the psmB gene encoding archaeal proteasome endopeptidase complex subunit beta, giving the protein MVIMGNELQLENKILKGTTTVGIRVNDGVILAADRRASAGFFVANKMVRKVLYITDKIGITTAGSVADLQFIYDVLKNIYHYNSITKYGPISIKGIATRLANVLSATKYFPYIVQILIGGYDDQPRLFNLDYLGDITEENYVATGSGSPVAMGVLEDEYNPKMTLDEAADLAKRAVFSAIKRDSFTGTGVIVAKIHSKGHEELEFYLNKKM; this is encoded by the coding sequence ATGGTAATTATGGGGAATGAGTTGCAATTAGAAAATAAGATACTTAAGGGAACTACAACTGTAGGAATTAGAGTAAATGATGGAGTAATCCTTGCGGCAGATAGAAGAGCTAGTGCAGGGTTTTTCGTAGCTAATAAAATGGTTAGAAAAGTATTATATATTACAGATAAAATCGGAATAACTACCGCAGGTAGTGTAGCAGATTTACAGTTTATATACGATGTATTGAAAAATATATATCATTATAATAGTATTACTAAATACGGGCCAATTTCTATAAAGGGAATTGCAACCAGGCTAGCAAATGTATTATCTGCAACAAAATATTTTCCCTATATCGTTCAAATCTTGATAGGTGGTTACGATGATCAGCCAAGATTATTCAACTTGGATTATTTAGGCGATATAACTGAAGAAAATTACGTCGCAACTGGTTCTGGTTCTCCAGTAGCTATGGGAGTGCTAGAAGATGAGTATAATCCCAAAATGACTTTAGATGAGGCAGCTGACCTAGCTAAGAGAGCTGTGTTCTCAGCAATAAAGCGGGATTCCTTTACGGGTACAGGTGTTATAGTAGCAAAAATTCACAGTAAAGGACACGAGGAATTAGAGTTCTACTTAAATAAGAAGATGTGA
- a CDS encoding ORC1-type DNA replication protein, translating to MVSAKDILSDSLRSSVLIIKHKDKLSPDYVPENLPHREEKIKELGFIFKDLLAGDAKDSERVVILGRTGTGKTATVRLFGKNFEDIAEREYGVKVKYVHINCYRHRTLYLISQEIANALKLPIPSRGLSAQEVFKMIHEYLDRRNIHLIVALDEFGHFLNTANTEEIYFLVRLYDEISAIIKRISYIFIVNESHSIYKLDRSIRDHIARRLIEFPPYKSMELYDILKYRVDEAFNDNAVDDEVLQFISNTYGYDKGGNGNARIAIETLSLAGEIAEKEGSPVVLLDHAKKANSTINPEIQEIIDSLSYLDLHQLILLKALIRALNKTKADEITMGTLEEEYISLSREFNEEPRRHTQVYEYLRKLKVIGIINTRQSGKGMRGRTTLVSLSLPLDKRLDDYIMQQIMVRLKSRA from the coding sequence TTGGTTTCAGCTAAGGACATACTTTCAGATAGTTTAAGATCATCTGTATTGATAATTAAACATAAGGACAAGCTTTCACCAGATTATGTACCGGAAAATTTACCACATAGAGAAGAGAAGATTAAGGAGTTAGGATTTATATTCAAAGATCTATTAGCTGGAGACGCTAAAGATTCTGAAAGAGTTGTAATACTAGGTAGGACAGGTACTGGGAAAACAGCTACTGTTAGATTGTTTGGTAAAAATTTTGAAGATATTGCGGAGAGAGAATATGGGGTTAAAGTAAAGTATGTTCATATAAATTGTTATAGACATAGAACGCTGTATTTAATAAGCCAAGAAATAGCTAACGCGTTAAAACTACCTATACCTTCGAGGGGACTATCGGCACAAGAAGTATTTAAGATGATCCATGAATATCTAGATAGAAGAAATATACATCTAATAGTTGCACTAGATGAATTTGGGCATTTTCTAAATACAGCAAATACTGAGGAAATATACTTCTTAGTAAGATTGTATGATGAAATATCTGCAATAATAAAGAGAATTAGTTATATATTTATAGTTAATGAGAGTCATTCAATTTATAAATTAGATAGAAGTATAAGGGATCATATAGCTAGAAGGTTAATTGAATTTCCTCCTTATAAGTCTATGGAACTTTACGATATTTTGAAGTATAGAGTGGATGAGGCTTTTAATGACAATGCTGTAGACGATGAGGTATTACAATTTATATCCAATACTTATGGTTATGATAAAGGAGGTAATGGTAATGCTAGAATTGCAATAGAGACTCTAAGTTTAGCTGGAGAGATAGCAGAGAAGGAGGGATCGCCAGTGGTATTGTTAGATCATGCTAAGAAGGCTAATTCTACAATAAATCCGGAGATTCAAGAGATTATAGATAGTTTATCGTATCTCGATTTGCATCAACTTATACTCTTAAAAGCGTTGATAAGAGCTTTAAATAAGACTAAAGCTGATGAGATCACAATGGGAACCTTAGAAGAGGAATACATATCATTATCAAGAGAGTTTAATGAGGAACCTAGAAGACATACGCAAGTTTATGAGTATCTGAGAAAACTTAAGGTAATAGGGATAATTAATACAAGACAGAGTGGAAAAGGAATGAGAGGAAGAACGACTCTCGTTTCTCTTTCTCTTCCATTAGATAAAAGATTAGACGATTATATTATGCAACAAATAATGGTGAGGTTAAAATCGAGAGCTTAA
- the moaC gene encoding cyclic pyranopterin monophosphate synthase MoaC — translation MSSEAKMVDISQKETVLREAEAEGFIKLKNDTIKRIIENEIEKGNVITVAKTAGIMAAKKTSELLPLCHLIPLENVDIDIKIENSGIRVRSKVKAHYKTGVEMEALVATSISLLTIWDMVKKYEKDENGKYPYTMIDDIKVIDKIKEKD, via the coding sequence ATGAGTTCCGAAGCTAAGATGGTAGATATATCTCAAAAGGAAACTGTATTAAGAGAGGCTGAAGCTGAGGGATTCATTAAACTAAAGAACGATACTATAAAGAGAATTATAGAAAATGAAATAGAGAAGGGTAACGTAATTACTGTTGCTAAGACTGCAGGGATTATGGCTGCAAAGAAAACTTCTGAGCTTCTACCTCTATGCCATTTAATACCATTAGAAAATGTTGATATTGATATAAAAATTGAGAATAGTGGTATAAGAGTTAGATCTAAGGTGAAGGCCCATTATAAGACTGGAGTAGAAATGGAGGCACTAGTTGCTACATCTATCTCCTTGTTAACTATTTGGGATATGGTAAAAAAATATGAAAAAGATGAGAACGGAAAATATCCATATACCATGATTGATGATATAAAAGTAATAGATAAAATAAAGGAGAAAGACTAA
- a CDS encoding replication factor C small subunit produces MSTKVEEILWAEKYRPKTLDDIVNQREIIDRLKKFVKEKNMPHLLFAGPPGTGKTTAALALVHDLYGDNYTEYFLELNASDERGIDVIRNKVKEFARTVIPGDIPFKVVLLDEADNMTADAQQALRRTMELYTENTRFILACNYLSKIIEPIQSRTALFRFYPLKKEDVVNRLIYIAKNEKAEYDQKALETIYDITMGDMRKSINILQAASAYGKISVEAVFKVLGLAQPKEVREMINLALQGKFTQARDKLRTLLITYGLSGEDIVKQIHREITSSEIQISEELRVLLLDYIGETEFRIIEGADDEIQLSALLAKMAIYGNKYIGSENR; encoded by the coding sequence ATGAGCACGAAGGTCGAAGAAATACTTTGGGCTGAAAAATATAGACCTAAGACGTTAGATGATATAGTAAATCAAAGAGAGATCATAGATAGGTTAAAAAAATTTGTCAAGGAAAAGAATATGCCTCATCTACTTTTTGCTGGGCCACCGGGTACCGGAAAAACTACCGCTGCTTTAGCTCTTGTACATGACTTATATGGAGATAATTATACAGAATATTTCCTCGAGCTAAATGCAAGCGATGAAAGAGGAATAGATGTAATTAGAAATAAAGTAAAGGAATTCGCTCGTACGGTAATTCCAGGTGATATTCCATTTAAGGTGGTTCTTTTAGATGAAGCAGACAACATGACCGCTGATGCCCAACAAGCTTTAAGGAGAACTATGGAGCTGTATACAGAAAACACTAGATTTATTCTAGCTTGCAATTATTTAAGTAAAATCATTGAGCCAATACAATCTAGAACTGCATTATTTAGATTTTACCCGCTGAAAAAGGAAGATGTCGTTAATAGATTAATCTATATAGCTAAAAATGAGAAAGCTGAATACGATCAGAAAGCTTTGGAAACGATCTACGATATAACTATGGGAGATATGAGAAAAAGTATAAACATTTTACAAGCCGCCTCAGCTTATGGCAAGATTAGTGTAGAGGCCGTATTTAAGGTTTTAGGATTAGCACAGCCTAAGGAAGTTAGAGAGATGATTAACTTAGCTCTGCAAGGTAAGTTCACACAAGCAAGAGATAAACTCAGAACTTTACTTATTACATATGGCCTATCTGGAGAGGATATAGTAAAGCAAATACACAGAGAGATAACTTCCTCAGAGATTCAAATAAGTGAAGAGTTGAGAGTTTTACTACTAGATTATATAGGAGAGACAGAGTTTAGAATAATAGAAGGTGCTGACGATGAAATTCAGTTATCTGCATTATTAGCTAAAATGGCAATTTATGGAAATAAGTATATAGGCAGTGAGAATAGATGA
- the mcm gene encoding minichromosome maintenance protein MCM, producing MEIPSKQIDYRDVFIEFLTTFKGNNNQNKYIERINELVAYRKKSLIIEFSDVLSFNENLAYEIINNTKIILPILEGALYDHILQLDPTYQRDIEKVHVRIVGIPRVIELRKIRSTDIGKLITIDGILVKVTPVKERIYKATYKHIHPDCMQEFEWPEDEEMPEVLEMPTICPKCGKPGQFRLIPEKTKLIDWQKAVIQERPEEVPSGQLPRQLEIILEDDLVDSARPGDRVKVTGILDIKQDSPVKRGSRAVFDIYMKVSSIEVSQKVLDEVIISEEDEKKIKDLAKDPWIRDRIISSIAPSIYGHWELKEALALALFGGVPKVLEDTRIRGDIHILIIGDPGTAKSQMLQFISRVAPRAVYTTGKGSTAAGLTAAVVREKGTGEYYLEAGALVLADGGIAVIDEIDKMRDEDRVAIHEAMEQQTVSIAKAGIVAKLNARAAVIAAGNPKFGRYISERPVSDNINLPPTILSRFDLIFILKDQPGEQDRELANYILDVHSGKSTKNIIDIDTLRKYIAYARKYVTPKITSEAKNLITDFFVEMRKKSSETPDSPILITPRQLEALIRISEAYAKMALKAEVTREDAERAINIMRLFLESVGVDMESGKIDIDTIMTGKPKSAREKMMKIIEIIDSLAVSSECAKVKDILKEAQQVGIEKSNIEKLLTDMRKSGIIYEAKPECYKKV from the coding sequence TTGGAAATTCCTAGTAAACAGATTGACTATAGAGACGTATTTATAGAGTTTCTGACAACTTTCAAGGGTAACAATAATCAAAACAAATATATCGAGAGGATAAACGAGCTAGTAGCGTATAGGAAAAAAAGTCTTATAATAGAATTTTCTGATGTACTTTCGTTCAATGAAAATTTGGCTTATGAGATAATAAATAATACCAAAATTATTCTACCAATTCTGGAAGGTGCATTGTATGATCATATCTTGCAATTGGATCCTACATATCAACGAGATATAGAAAAAGTTCATGTTAGAATTGTAGGAATACCTAGAGTAATAGAACTTAGAAAAATAAGAAGTACCGATATAGGTAAACTAATAACTATTGATGGAATCTTAGTTAAAGTTACTCCGGTAAAAGAGAGAATTTACAAGGCAACTTATAAGCACATTCACCCAGACTGTATGCAGGAGTTTGAGTGGCCAGAAGATGAAGAGATGCCAGAAGTATTAGAAATGCCAACTATATGTCCAAAATGTGGTAAGCCTGGACAGTTCAGACTAATCCCAGAGAAAACAAAGTTAATTGACTGGCAAAAAGCGGTAATCCAGGAGAGACCAGAAGAGGTACCCTCAGGTCAGTTACCTAGGCAGTTGGAAATAATACTTGAAGATGATTTAGTTGATTCTGCGAGACCTGGAGATAGGGTAAAAGTAACGGGAATTTTAGATATAAAACAAGACTCCCCGGTCAAAAGGGGAAGTAGAGCAGTATTTGACATTTATATGAAAGTAAGTAGTATAGAAGTTTCACAAAAAGTATTAGATGAGGTAATCATCTCTGAAGAAGACGAGAAAAAGATTAAAGACTTAGCTAAAGATCCTTGGATACGTGATAGAATCATATCATCGATAGCACCATCTATTTACGGTCACTGGGAACTAAAAGAAGCTCTAGCATTAGCATTATTTGGAGGAGTTCCTAAGGTTCTAGAAGATACGAGAATAAGAGGAGATATTCACATACTGATAATAGGTGATCCCGGTACTGCCAAATCACAAATGCTACAGTTTATCTCAAGAGTAGCCCCAAGGGCAGTTTACACGACCGGTAAAGGATCCACAGCTGCAGGTTTAACAGCTGCTGTAGTAAGAGAAAAGGGAACTGGAGAGTATTACTTAGAAGCTGGTGCGTTAGTACTTGCTGATGGTGGAATAGCAGTTATTGATGAAATAGACAAGATGAGGGATGAAGATAGAGTAGCCATTCATGAGGCAATGGAACAACAGACAGTCTCAATAGCAAAAGCTGGAATAGTAGCTAAATTAAACGCTAGGGCTGCAGTTATAGCTGCAGGGAATCCGAAATTCGGGAGATACATAAGTGAAAGACCAGTGTCTGATAATATCAACCTACCTCCAACAATCTTGTCAAGATTTGACCTAATATTTATACTAAAGGATCAACCAGGTGAACAAGATAGAGAACTTGCGAATTACATATTAGATGTACATTCAGGAAAATCCACAAAAAATATTATAGATATAGATACATTAAGAAAATATATAGCATATGCAAGGAAATACGTTACACCAAAAATTACTAGTGAGGCTAAGAATCTGATTACAGATTTCTTCGTAGAAATGAGGAAGAAAAGCTCAGAAACACCTGATAGCCCAATATTGATAACTCCAAGACAATTAGAGGCTTTAATAAGAATTTCAGAAGCCTATGCCAAGATGGCTCTTAAGGCTGAAGTCACTAGAGAAGATGCAGAAAGAGCAATAAATATCATGAGACTTTTCCTAGAGAGTGTAGGAGTTGATATGGAAAGTGGAAAAATAGATATAGATACAATAATGACTGGTAAACCTAAAAGCGCTAGAGAGAAAATGATGAAAATAATAGAAATAATAGATAGTTTAGCTGTAAGTTCTGAGTGCGCAAAAGTTAAGGACATACTAAAAGAAGCTCAACAAGTAGGCATTGAAAAAAGTAATATAGAAAAATTACTTACAGATATGAGAAAGAGTGGTATAATATATGAAGCAAAACCAGAATGTTACAAAAAAGTCTAG
- a CDS encoding CDP-2,3-bis-(O-geranylgeranyl)-sn-glycerol synthase translates to MSIAYDLLLSILIYLPAFVANGSGPFIKRGTPIDFGKNFVDGRRLFGDGKTFEGLIVALTFGTTVGVIISKFFTAEWTLISFLESLFAMIGDMIGAFIKRRLGIPRGGRVLGLDQLDFVLGASLILVLMRVNITWYQFLFICGLAFFLHQGTNYVAYLLKIKNVPW, encoded by the coding sequence TTGTCTATAGCATACGATCTTTTATTATCAATTCTCATATATCTACCTGCATTTGTCGCTAATGGAAGTGGTCCATTCATTAAAAGGGGGACTCCAATAGATTTTGGTAAGAATTTCGTAGATGGGAGGAGACTATTTGGAGATGGGAAGACCTTTGAGGGCCTAATTGTTGCATTAACTTTCGGTACTACAGTAGGTGTTATTATATCTAAATTTTTTACAGCTGAGTGGACTCTTATATCGTTTTTAGAGTCCTTATTCGCAATGATAGGGGATATGATTGGTGCCTTTATAAAGAGGAGACTTGGTATACCTAGGGGTGGAAGAGTTTTAGGTTTAGATCAATTAGATTTTGTCTTAGGAGCTTCTCTAATACTTGTGTTGATGCGTGTAAATATTACGTGGTATCAGTTTTTGTTCATATGTGGATTAGCTTTCTTTTTGCATCAAGGGACAAACTACGTTGCTTATTTGCTAAAAATTAAAAATGTCCCATGGTGA
- a CDS encoding YbhB/YbcL family Raf kinase inhibitor-like protein has protein sequence MRVVSSAFKNEDFIPIKYTCDGQDLSPELEWDLVTNAKSYAIIVEDPDAPGGTFIHWVIYNITTNRLPEGVPRLYKSQYGVQGVNDFGNIGYNGPCPPKTHPPHRYYFYVYAIDTILLEIKNINADKLKSLMEGHGIERGFVMGKYKRK, from the coding sequence ATGAGAGTAGTATCTTCAGCCTTTAAGAATGAGGATTTTATACCTATTAAATATACTTGTGATGGACAAGATCTGTCTCCGGAGTTAGAGTGGGATCTTGTTACTAACGCTAAAAGTTATGCGATAATCGTAGAAGATCCAGATGCGCCTGGAGGAACTTTCATACATTGGGTAATATACAACATAACTACCAATAGATTGCCAGAAGGAGTGCCAAGACTGTACAAATCACAATATGGTGTACAAGGTGTAAACGATTTTGGGAATATAGGGTATAACGGTCCGTGTCCTCCTAAGACACATCCACCTCATAGATATTATTTTTATGTTTATGCAATTGATACAATACTACTTGAAATTAAAAATATTAATGCTGATAAGTTAAAATCACTAATGGAGGGACATGGGATAGAGAGAGGATTCGTAATGGGTAAATATAAGAGAAAATAA